CGCCGACCAGGGTGCGGTCCAGGCCGTGGCGCGCCATGCCCCGGTGGTGGTCGTAGCCACCCAATCCCCGGCGGCGGCCGTGCGGGCATTCGCCACGGACCATCACTGGCATACCCCCGTCATCCTGGACCGGCACGGCGGCATTGCCCGACGTTACGGGGTCCGCGTCCTGCCGATGGCATTCATCCTCGGACCGCGCGGACGCATCCGCTTCGTGGCCGCCGGCTATATGACCGAGGCCGGCCTTCTCGCGCGCCTGTGGCTCGCGCGCCTTCACCTCTGAGTCGGCTATTCCGGGCCGTGGGACTGTCGGCGGTAATACCAGCGCTGGATGACCACCAACACGGCGGCGAGCGCGAAGGCCGCCGTGGGCAGCAACGCATAGGGCCGGGGCAGGGCCTTCATGCACACCCAGGCCGCGACCGCGTAAAAGACCGGCAGAGTCTCGTAAAGCAGTTTCGGATACACGTCTCCCCTCCCCCAGGGACCCGCCAAGCAAGCCACGTGCCAGGATTTTCCTACTTTATACGCGACCAGGGCCCACTCCCTACTGTATAATGAGGCATTTTGCGAGGGATATCCATGGCCACAGTCGAGGCAACGAAGGCAAATTTTGAACAGCTGGTGGACGCGAATCCGTTCGTCATCGTCGACTTCTGGGCCCCATGGTGCGCCCCCTGCCGGGCGTTCGGTCCGATCTTCGAGGAGGCCTCCGAACAGCACAAGGACATCGTCTTCGCCAAGGTCAACACCGAGGCCGAGACCGAGCTTGCCGCGCATTTCCAGGTCCGCTCCATTCCGACCCTGATGATCTTCCGCGACCAGATCATCCTGTTCGCCCAACCCGGCAGTCTGCCGAAAAAGGCCCTGGAGGAGATCATAGGCCAGGTGCGCGCCGTGGACATGGACGCCGTGCGCCGCGAGGTGGCCGAGGAGGCCGAGCACGATCAGGGGTGTTGCGGTCACGACCACGGCGGCGAGGACCACCAGCATTAGGGGCATTGCGGGCCCATCCTTGAGTCAGTACACTGCGGGCTTTGCGTGATCCCGTGGATTCGTGAAGCCCATTCCCCCAGATTCCGTGGGACTGGTAACCCCAGCCCGGTTGCGATTCGCGGAACCGCTGGCGCTGGCAAGTGGCGGCGTCCTCGCGGATTACGAGATCGTTTACGAGACCTACGGGACGCTGAACGCCGAGGCCAGCAATGCCGTGCTGGTCTGCCACGCCTTGAGCGGCAGTCACCACGTCGCGGGCTACCATAGCGCCGACGACAAGAGGCCGGGCTGGTGGGAGCACCACGTCGGTCCCGGCAAGAGCCTGGACACCGCCAAGTTCTTCATCGTCGCCTGCAACAATCTCGGCAGCTGTTTCGGTTCCACCGGCCCGGCATCCATCAATCCCGCGAGCGGGCGCGCCTACGGGCCGGAATTTCCGATGGTAACGGTCGGCGACTGGGTGGCAAGCCAGGCGCGACTCGCTGATCGGCTGGGAATTCGGAGATGGGCGGCGGTGGTCGGCGGCAGTCTCGGCGGCATGCAGGCCTTGCAGTGGGCGATCGACTACCCTGACCGGGTGGCGCATACGGTCATCATCGCCGCCGCGCCCAAGCTGACCGCCCAGAACATCGCCTTCAACGAAGTGGCGCGCCAGGCGATTTTGACCGATCCGGACTTTCACGAGGGACGGTTCTACGATCATGCCACCGAGCCGCGCAGGGGGCTGCGCATCGCGCGCATGCTCGGACATATAACCTACCTCTCCGACGACATCATGCGTGAGAAATTCGGTCGCGGCCTGCGCGGCGGGAAGCTCAACTTCGACTATCAAGTCGCCTTCGAGGTCGAGAGTTACCTGCGCCACCAAGCCGATAGCTTCGTGGGCCGCTTCGACGCCAACACCTACCTCCTCATGACCAAGGCGCTCGATTATTTCGATCCGGCGGGCGCCGCCGACGGCAATCTCGCCAAAGCGCTCGCGCCAGTCAAGGCCGACACCCTGGTGATCGCCTTTACCAGCGACTGGCGGTTTGCCCCGGCGCGCTCGCGGGAGATCGTAAAGGCGCTTCATGACAACGACCTGAACGTGAGCTATGCGGAGATCAAGGCCTCTCACGGCCACGACGCCTTCCTCATGCGCATCCCGCGCTACGTCGATATCTTCACGGCCTATATGGACCGCGTGTTCGCGGGGCTTTCGTCATGATCCCGTCACGCGTGGACTTTCGCATCATCGGCGACTGGATCCGGCCGGGAAGCCGGGTGCTGGATCTCGGCTGCGGCGACGGATCGCTGCTCGCCTACCTGGCCGAGAGCAAGGGGGCGAGCGGTTACGGGCTGGAGATCGACGAAGCCCATGTCGGAGAATGCGTGCGACGCGGGGTGAACGTGATCCAGACCGACCTGGACGCGGGCCTCTCCGAATTCGACGAGCGCTCGTTCGATTACGTCGTGCTGTCGCTCACCCTGCAGGCGGTGCGCTACCCGGACCGGCTGCTGCGCGAGATGCTGCGCGTGGGTACCGAGGGGATCGTCACCTTTCCGAACTTCGGACACTGGCGCACGCGCTGGCAGCTCGGGGTCCTGGGGCGCATGCCGGTGTCCGCGGCGCTCCCTCATGAATGGTACAACACGCCCAACATCCATCTCTGCACACTGCGTGATTTCGCGCGCCTGTGCGAGCGCGAGCAGATAGAGGTCCTCGAGTCGCAGGTCGTCGACCACGCCCACAGACCACGGCTGGCGCTGCGCCTGCTGCCCAATCTTCTCGGGGAGATCGCCCTCTACAGGTTCCGGCGTGCGCGATTATCTTAAGCGCCGCGACGTCCGGGTACGCCTCTTCTGGATCGCCGTACTGTACGTGGCCGAGGGCCTGCCGTTCGGTCTCTTCAGTGACGTGTTCCCGGTCGCATTCCGCGAGGACCACGCGCCGCTCTCGGAGATCGGGATCATAAGCCTGCTGGGGCTGCCATGGACACTCAAGTTTCTCTGGGCACCGGCGATCGATCACTTCCGTCATCACCGGCTGTGGATGCTCGGCGCGGACCTCGCCATGGCGCTCGCCTTGGGACACCTGGCGTGGAATCACGGGGTGGGGCCGGCGGCACTTATCACGATCGGGGTGTTCACGCTGCTATCGTCGACCAACGACATCGCCATCGATGGCTATAGCCTGGAGCTGCTCGAAGTCGGCGAGATGGGGATCGGCAACGGCCTACGCATCGGGTTCTATCGCGCCGGCATGCTGGCCGCGGGCCTCGTGCTGATCGCCAGCACTTACATTGGCTGGCGCTATGCCTACATCCTGGCGGCCGGCCTTGTGATCGCAGACGGCCTCGCGTGCCTGGCGGCCCCCAGGGAACAGGTGCGCACGGCCGTCGACCGCCAATCCCTTGGCCAAGAGCTCGCCTCCTTGAGCCGCCGCCCCAAGGCGCTGGCCCTGGTGCTGGCCTTGCTGTTCGGTGCCGTGTGGCTTGCCAACGACGCACTGCACTGGTCACGCGCCATCCCGCACCTCTTCCTCTATGTCGCGGTGGCGGCCCTCGTCGTCTGGGCCACGAGCCTTGTGCGCCGCGATTCGCACGCCCCCCCGGCCTCCGACGGCCCGTTATTCGGCGCCCTGCTGGAGATGACGGGGCGTCCGGGGATGCCAGCGGTGTTTGTGTTCATCGTCCTCTATAAGCTCGGCGACAGCGCCATCGGCTTCATGGTCAAGCCATTCTGGGTCGATCGCGGTTTCAGCGCCGCGCAGATCGGGGCGGTATCGGTCATGGCGGGCATCGGGCTGTCGATCTTGGGCGGCCTGGTAGGCGGCTATATCACCGATCGCATCGGCATCTACAAATCCCTATGGGTGCTCGGCCTGGTCCAGGTGCTGCCCAACCTCGGCTATGCGGCGTGCGCGCACATCCTGCCGCGCGCCGCCCTCGGGGCGCCGATCCCGCTCGCCCACGAACTCCTCCTGTATTCCGTGAGCGCCCTCGAATCCTTTGCCGCCGGGCTTGGTACCGCGGCCTTTCTGGCGTTCCTCATGGCGATCGTGCGCAAGGAGCGCGCCGCCACCGAGTACGCCCTGCTCTCGTCACTGTTCGCGGTGAGCCTGCGCCTGGCCGGTTTCGCGAGCGGCTTCGGGGCGCAGGACCTCGGCTACGCACCCTATTTCCTGCTGACCTTCCTGTTGGCGTTCCCCGCCTACCTGCTACTGCCGGCGGCCGGGCGCATGCTCGCGGTCATGTCTGCCGAATCCGCGCATCCGCCAGCGTGAAGATCACTTCCCCAGGACGACCGAGGCCTGAGAACATATGCTCCGTATCGTGACCATCAATCTGAACGGCATACGCTCGGCGTGCGCCAAGGGCTTTCTCGCCTGGCTCGCAAGGCAAGACGCCGACGTCGTGTGCCTGCAGGAACTGCGGGCCCAAGAGGCGGACCTGACGCCGGAGATGCGCGCGCCGGGCGGCTACCAGGGCTATTTTCATTGCGCCGACAAACGCGGCTACAGCGGCGTCGGCATTTATGCAAAAAGGCCCCCCGACGGCATCGTGACGGGCGTCGGACGGCCCGACATCGACGCCGAAGGGCGTTATCTCGAACTCATATTCGGCACGCTCTCGGTGGTGTCGGTGTATCTCCCGTCGGGCTCCAGCGGACCCGAGCGCCAGGCCGCGAAATTCGCCTTCATGGACCATTTTTTCCCGCAGCTCGCGACGCTCGCCCAGCGTGGGCGCGAGGTCGTGCTGTGCGGAGACTTCAACATCGCGCACCAGGAGATCGATCTGAAAAACTGGCGCGGCAATCGCCACAACAGCGGCTTCCTGCCCGAGGAACGGGCGTGGTTTACGCGCGTCTTGAACGAACTGTCGTTCGTGGACGTGCACCGCGCCCTGTGCCCCTCGGAAGGCGAAGGATGCTATACCTGGTGGAGTAACCGCGGACAGGCCTATGCCAAAAATGTCGGGTGGCGGATCGACTACCAGATCGCCACGCCCGACCTCGCCGCGCGCGCCCGCAAGGCGCAGGTCTACAAGGAACAGCGCTTCAGCGACCACGCGCCGCTCATTATCGACTATGATCTATAGTCGCCGCCGGGCCGTACGCCCGGACCGTTCCTCGAGGGTCAGCCTATGTCACGCCTGAAGGCCGCCGCCTGGCATCTCGCGCTCACCGCCGCGGCGCTCGCCGCCGTATTCGCGATCGTGCGCACGCTTTGGTATCCGCACCCGCTGCTGGCCGCCGACGGGGCCTGGCAGGCCTATGGGCTTTTGGCGGGAGCGAGTCTGATACTCGGGCCGGTGCTTACGTTCATCGTGTTCCGCGCCGGCAAAAAGGGCCTGCGCTCGGATCTGGCGCTCATCGCCATCGCCCAGGTCATGGCGTTCGCGTTCGGTGTGCACCTGCTCTATGCCCGCCGCATCCAGATGGTCGTCTATTCCCAGGGGGCGTTTCATGCCCTGGATGCGGCCCACATCGCCCTCATCGGCGCCAAGGGCCAGGCCCTGCTGCGCACCCTGCCCGCGCGCCCGGCCTACGTCTACGTGAAGCTGCCGCACAGCAAGAAGGCCATGTTCGGGGTCGAGATCCGCACGCTGCAGGGCGAGCCGCCGGTCTTTCTGCGCGGCTGGCGCTATCGGCCCTATACCGCCGCGGAGCGGAAAACAGCCCTCGCCCACGGCTACCCGCTCGTGGCCTTGGCGCGCACCAATCATATGGCCGCCGCCGTCATCCGCCGCTTTCGCAAGCACCATCGGCAGCTTGACCAATATGTATTCGTGCCACTGCGCGGGACCTACACGAGCGTGATGCTGGCCCTCGGCCGGGGGGACGGCCGGATCGTCGGCGTGTTACCCTTCAATCCAGGCCTCGGGAAACCCCCCGCATGAACGATACACAAGACGCATTCTTCGACCTCGCGGTGTCCTGCGGCGCGTTGACCTTCGGCGCCTTCACCCTCAAATCGGGGCGCCAGAGCCCGTATTTCTTCAATGCCGCGGCGTTCGCCTCGGGGCGCGCGCTGACCGAACTCGGGCGCCTGTACGCGCGCGCCGTCGAGGCCGCTGGGCTTGGCTATGACGTGATATTCGGTCCCGCGTATAAGGGTATCCCGCTGGCGGTGGCGTTGGCCTCGGGACTCGTCTTCGAATATGGTCGCGACACCCCCTACTGCTTCAATCGCAAGGAGGCCAAGGATCATGGCGAGGGCGGGGCCACCGTGGGCGCGCCCTTGCGTGGCCGGGTGCTGGTCATCGACGATGTCATATCGGCGGGGACCTCGATCGCGGAATCAGCGCGCATCATTGCCGACGCCGGCGCCACGCTCGCCGGCGTCGTGATCGCGCTGGATCGCGAGGAACGCGGCAATGGCGCGCAATCGGCGGCCGCCGAGGTCGCGACGTGCCATCATATCCCGGTGGTGAGCCTCGGACGGCTGTCGGGACTGCTCGCCTACCTCGGCCGGCGCCAAGGCCTGGGGCAATATCGCGAGGCCATCGCCGATTATCGGGCCCGCTACGGCACGAGCGCCGCCGGCTGAGGGGCCCACGGCCCCTTCGCCACCGCCCTTCCCGGATCGGATCGGCCCGCTAGACCAGCAGGCGCATGCCCACGCCGATCGTCAGGATCTCGAAGGCCCGCTTGATCCACCGGTTGGAGGACCCGACGGCGACGTGCGCCCCGGCATAGCTCCCGGTGAGCGCCCCGGCCAGGAGCCAGGGGAGCCACGACCAGCGGATCTGCCCGAATGACCCCAGGGTCGCGGCGCCGGCCGCGTTCCAGGCCAGGCCCACCAGGGTCAGGGTATAGGCCACCGCTGATTTGTAATCGAGCCCGAACCAGCGTACCAGCCATAAAGTACAAAAGAGCCCGGTTCCCGAGGTCACGGACCCGTTCAGAACGCCGATGACAAACAGGCCCAGGCCGCCCAAGGCCAGGCCCCGGGGATCGCGGTGGCGGGCGATGGCCTCCTGCCCGAGATCATGGCGGCGCCACGAATAGAGCCCGAGACCCACGGTCAGCGCCCCCAGGACCATGCGTATGAGCGCCTGCGGGATGGCGAGCACCACAAGCGCCCCCAGGAGCACGCCCGGCAGCCCCGAGGCCAGGACCAGCAGCACGAGGGGGCGGCTGAATAGCCCGCTGCGCCGGTAGCGGCCCCCGGCGCCCACACCCAGCGCCACGCTGGCCACCTTGTGGGTGGCCAGGGCCTGGGGGTAGGGGAGCCCCAAAAACAGCAGCAGGGGCAACTGGATGAGGCCCACGCCGCCCCCGGCGGTGGCCGCGAAGGCGTTTGCCAGAAAGGCCACGCCCACCAAAATTAAAGACCGACTTACCATTTGACTTCCCGCGATCCTGCGCCTTTATTGTAACTCATGCCCAGACCGCCCCTGATCGTGCCCCTGCTGGCCGTGGCCCTGCTCGTGAGCATGGGCGCCACGGCACGGGCCATGGGTGCCATCTTCAAGTGTCGGTCGGGCGATGGACACTGGATCTATGCCGCGCGCCCGCCGGCTGGCTGCCAGGGGCCCCCGGCCATCCTTCCCTTGACCCGCACCCCCGGGCCCCGTGCCCCACGGCCCCGGGGCCGAAGGGTGACGCGCCCCGCGCTCGCCACGCGCGATCGCCTGCGCGCGCGCCTGCACCGCTACGAGGCCACCTTGCATGCGCTGCACGCCACGCGCATACCCCATGATCCGGCCCTGGCGCGCTGGCGGACCAACGCCCTCCATACCGTCACCGTCGATATCTCCGTGCTGCGTCGTGACTTGGGGCACGATAGACCGCGCCGCCGGACATCGAAACCCTGAAACGACCGTGCTCGCGGGCGCGATCTACCGTGCGCACAATGGAGCGCCGGTACGCGCCCTTTGCTCTACGACGCGGACCTTGCCACCTAAGCGCTGTCTCGGAAACAGACCGTATTCCTGGGCCCGGCCGCGCCCGCGCGTCGGCGCGCGCCGATACATCCCTGACGGAAACACCGGATGCGGTCGATAGTGCCATGACCACGCGGTGGCGACCAAGGCCGGATCGCGCACCCGGGACAAGCGTGCCCATCCGGCGCGTCGCCACCACGGCCGCGCCACGATCCCGGGCCGGTGGTCGCGGCCGCCTTGCCAAGACCGGAAGGACGTCGCACACTGATCGTCCGATGGGCAAGGATATGGTGGCGTTCTCTAATTTTAGTTTTTTCTTTTATAAAGCGGGTTTATCGGTTTTCCGTAAAACTTGATTAGTTTTACAAACCGTAAGGCTATAGAGTCTCGCCGACCGGGTGCGCCCGGTATCCGCCTTATAACCGAGGAAAATCGTTAATGTCGAGATTGGTGAGACCCCACGGTAGCGCGGCACTGAAACCCCTCCTCCTGAGCGGGGCGGCGGCGGCAGCCGAAAAAGAACGGGCCAAAAGCCTCCCCTCCCTCCCCATGAGCTCGCGCGAGACCGGGGACGTGATCATGCTGGGTATCGGCGGATTCACGCCCTTGGACGGGTTCATGAATCAAGCCGACTGGCGCGGCGTATGCGACGACATGCGTCTCTCCAACGGCGTATTCTGGCCGATCCCGATCACCCTGTCCGCCGACGAGGGCGCGGCCGCCAAGCTCGCGATCGGCTCGGAGGTGGCGCTTGTAGACAGCGAATCCCGCGAGATCATGGCCACCATGACCGTGGCCGAGAAGTACACCATCGACAAGGCCCATGAGTGCCAGACGGTCTTCAAGACCACCGATCTCGCACATCCCGGCGTGAAGATGGTCATGGAACAAAAGGCGGTGAACATCGCCGGCCCGGTCAAGGTGCTCTCGCAGGGGGATTTCCCGACCAAGTACGCGGGAACATATATGACGCCCGCCGAAACCCGCGCCCTGTTCGAAAGCAAGGGCTGGTCCACGGTCGCGGCCTTCCAGACCCGCAATCCCATGCACCGCTCGCATGAATATCTGGCGAAAATCGCAGTCGAGATCTGCGACGGGGTCATGATCCACTCGCTGCTCGGCAAACTGAAGCCCGGCGACATACCGGCGGAGGTACGGTCGAAGGCGATCGCCAAACTGATCGAAGTGGCGTTCGTCAAGGATACCGTCATCCAGTCCGGCTACCCCCTCGACATGCGCTACGCTGGACCGCGCGAGGCCCTGCTGCACGCCCTGTTTCGCCAAAACTACGGTTGCTCCCACCTCATCGTGGGGCGCGATCACGCGGGGGTCGGCGATTACTACGGGCCGTTCGATGCCCACAAGATCTTCGACGAGATCCCGGCCGGGGCGCTCGAAACGAAGCCCCTGAAGATCGACTGGACCTTCTGGTGTTACAAGTGTGGCGGCATGGCGTCGACCCGGACATGCCCCCACAACGAAAAGGATCGCCTGCTCCTGTCAGGCACGAAACTGCGTAAGGCCCTGTCGGAAGGCCAGGATGTCCCGGCGGAATTCAGCCGCCCGGAGGTCCTGGCGATCCTGCGGGATTATTACGCGAACCTCAAAGACGACGAAAAGGTGGAGGTCAAGCTCAGTGGTCATTCGGCGAAATAGCCGTGGGCGAGCCTTGCCCGGACGTATCGTCACATCACTTTCCTAGAAGCGGAGTCAACTATGCCAACGTTTGTTCGCACC
The DNA window shown above is from Acidiferrobacter sp. SPIII_3 and carries:
- a CDS encoding redoxin domain-containing protein, translated to MNRVTRGALELLAAAALILAGNAYLTRHAADGRAPPLPGASLNGHAPPIAAGRALLIDFFATWCPVCRADQGAVQAVARHAPVVVVATQSPAAAVRAFATDHHWHTPVILDRHGGIARRYGVRVLPMAFILGPRGRIRFVAAGYMTEAGLLARLWLARLHL
- the trxA gene encoding thioredoxin → MATVEATKANFEQLVDANPFVIVDFWAPWCAPCRAFGPIFEEASEQHKDIVFAKVNTEAETELAAHFQVRSIPTLMIFRDQIILFAQPGSLPKKALEEIIGQVRAVDMDAVRREVAEEAEHDQGCCGHDHGGEDHQH
- a CDS encoding homoserine O-acetyltransferase, which produces MKPIPPDSVGLVTPARLRFAEPLALASGGVLADYEIVYETYGTLNAEASNAVLVCHALSGSHHVAGYHSADDKRPGWWEHHVGPGKSLDTAKFFIVACNNLGSCFGSTGPASINPASGRAYGPEFPMVTVGDWVASQARLADRLGIRRWAAVVGGSLGGMQALQWAIDYPDRVAHTVIIAAAPKLTAQNIAFNEVARQAILTDPDFHEGRFYDHATEPRRGLRIARMLGHITYLSDDIMREKFGRGLRGGKLNFDYQVAFEVESYLRHQADSFVGRFDANTYLLMTKALDYFDPAGAADGNLAKALAPVKADTLVIAFTSDWRFAPARSREIVKALHDNDLNVSYAEIKASHGHDAFLMRIPRYVDIFTAYMDRVFAGLSS
- the metW gene encoding methionine biosynthesis protein MetW → MIPSRVDFRIIGDWIRPGSRVLDLGCGDGSLLAYLAESKGASGYGLEIDEAHVGECVRRGVNVIQTDLDAGLSEFDERSFDYVVLSLTLQAVRYPDRLLREMLRVGTEGIVTFPNFGHWRTRWQLGVLGRMPVSAALPHEWYNTPNIHLCTLRDFARLCEREQIEVLESQVVDHAHRPRLALRLLPNLLGEIALYRFRRARLS
- a CDS encoding MFS transporter; amino-acid sequence: MRDYLKRRDVRVRLFWIAVLYVAEGLPFGLFSDVFPVAFREDHAPLSEIGIISLLGLPWTLKFLWAPAIDHFRHHRLWMLGADLAMALALGHLAWNHGVGPAALITIGVFTLLSSTNDIAIDGYSLELLEVGEMGIGNGLRIGFYRAGMLAAGLVLIASTYIGWRYAYILAAGLVIADGLACLAAPREQVRTAVDRQSLGQELASLSRRPKALALVLALLFGAVWLANDALHWSRAIPHLFLYVAVAALVVWATSLVRRDSHAPPASDGPLFGALLEMTGRPGMPAVFVFIVLYKLGDSAIGFMVKPFWVDRGFSAAQIGAVSVMAGIGLSILGGLVGGYITDRIGIYKSLWVLGLVQVLPNLGYAACAHILPRAALGAPIPLAHELLLYSVSALESFAAGLGTAAFLAFLMAIVRKERAATEYALLSSLFAVSLRLAGFASGFGAQDLGYAPYFLLTFLLAFPAYLLLPAAGRMLAVMSAESAHPPA
- a CDS encoding exodeoxyribonuclease III — translated: MLRIVTINLNGIRSACAKGFLAWLARQDADVVCLQELRAQEADLTPEMRAPGGYQGYFHCADKRGYSGVGIYAKRPPDGIVTGVGRPDIDAEGRYLELIFGTLSVVSVYLPSGSSGPERQAAKFAFMDHFFPQLATLAQRGREVVLCGDFNIAHQEIDLKNWRGNRHNSGFLPEERAWFTRVLNELSFVDVHRALCPSEGEGCYTWWSNRGQAYAKNVGWRIDYQIATPDLAARARKAQVYKEQRFSDHAPLIIDYDL
- the pyrE gene encoding orotate phosphoribosyltransferase; this translates as MNDTQDAFFDLAVSCGALTFGAFTLKSGRQSPYFFNAAAFASGRALTELGRLYARAVEAAGLGYDVIFGPAYKGIPLAVALASGLVFEYGRDTPYCFNRKEAKDHGEGGATVGAPLRGRVLVIDDVISAGTSIAESARIIADAGATLAGVVIALDREERGNGAQSAAAEVATCHHIPVVSLGRLSGLLAYLGRRQGLGQYREAIADYRARYGTSAAG
- a CDS encoding sulfite exporter TauE/SafE family protein, which codes for MVSRSLILVGVAFLANAFAATAGGGVGLIQLPLLLFLGLPYPQALATHKVASVALGVGAGGRYRRSGLFSRPLVLLVLASGLPGVLLGALVVLAIPQALIRMVLGALTVGLGLYSWRRHDLGQEAIARHRDPRGLALGGLGLFVIGVLNGSVTSGTGLFCTLWLVRWFGLDYKSAVAYTLTLVGLAWNAAGAATLGSFGQIRWSWLPWLLAGALTGSYAGAHVAVGSSNRWIKRAFEILTIGVGMRLLV
- the sat gene encoding sulfate adenylyltransferase produces the protein MSRLVRPHGSAALKPLLLSGAAAAAEKERAKSLPSLPMSSRETGDVIMLGIGGFTPLDGFMNQADWRGVCDDMRLSNGVFWPIPITLSADEGAAAKLAIGSEVALVDSESREIMATMTVAEKYTIDKAHECQTVFKTTDLAHPGVKMVMEQKAVNIAGPVKVLSQGDFPTKYAGTYMTPAETRALFESKGWSTVAAFQTRNPMHRSHEYLAKIAVEICDGVMIHSLLGKLKPGDIPAEVRSKAIAKLIEVAFVKDTVIQSGYPLDMRYAGPREALLHALFRQNYGCSHLIVGRDHAGVGDYYGPFDAHKIFDEIPAGALETKPLKIDWTFWCYKCGGMASTRTCPHNEKDRLLLSGTKLRKALSEGQDVPAEFSRPEVLAILRDYYANLKDDEKVEVKLSGHSAK